The genomic interval CCCTCTCAGAAACCTACTCTTGTCGAGCCATAAAAATATTGAAATTATCAGGATTACGGGGAGGCGGAAGATAAATTACTCCCTGAAAGAGAAAAAATTATCTCCCAAAAGGGCAATTGTAATATATAAATTTAGATAATTTTGAAGCGAAGATAATGCATTTGAAATTTCGAAAAGAATATGACATTAATAACATAGTACTGGGTCCAGTGGAAGGTGGAAATTATTTGGAATAAGAACAACCTTATAGTGTAAGTGCTACCTTCACCTGGCAAGGGAAAAATATAATCTCTTTACCATACCTGGCACTAATTGGGTAATTGTAGTAATTATAGTTACAAAATATTTTAAAAGAGCGGTACAACAACTACTAACACTCTTTTTGGCAGTGGCAATTATTTTGGGTTTTGTGGCTATAGGAGTGATTTTTCTCCTTTCTCGTCAACTGTCTAAACCCATAAGAAAACTGGCAGAAACAGCCACAGAATTTGCCACAGGAAATATGGAAGTAAAAGCAGCAGAGGAAGGTAGTTGGGAAACTGTATATCTTGCCCAAAGTTTTAACCACCTGGTAGCAGAAGTTAAGAATTTACTAGCAGAAAAACAAAAATCCCTAGAAGTAGCAGAAAACTTAGCACAGATGCTACAGAAACAAAAACAAAGAATTGGGAAAAATCTGTTTATTCTTCAAGGGGTAGTGGAGGAAGCAGCAAAAGGTAACCTGACAGTAAACGCGCCTCTGTGTGAGGGGGAGGTGGGAATCGTCGCTGATTTCTTCAATAGTATCATTGAGAGTCTAAGGGATATTGTCCTTGGTGTCAAGGAGAGTGCCATAAAGGTAACACAGTCTCCGACTAGACAGCAAGAAGAAATAAAAACCCTTGCCGCCGACGCCATCTATCAGTCAGAAAAGATTGAAGAGGTGTTTGAATTGGTGCAACAATTAAACCCTTCCATCCAAAAAATAGCGGAAAACACCACCCATGTGGCCAAGACAGCCTCTCATGCCGAGTTGCTAAAACCGGCGAAAAAGCCATTGAAGAGACAGTCCACGCCATTTTACATCTAAAAGATATCATAGAAAATACCGCAAAAAAGGTAAAACAACTGGGGGATTCTTCCCAGAAAATTACTAAGGCATTATCCCTCATTAACCAGATTGCCCTACAAACTAATATACTCGCTATTAACGCCAGTGTAGAAGCCGCTCGTGCCGGCGAAGAAGGAAGAGGCTTTGCCGTGGTAGCAGAAGAAATTGGGCAATTGGCTAACAAATCTGCCGCCGCTACCCGGGAAATTGAAGAAATTGTGCAGTTAATCCGCCAAGAGACTGCCGATGTGGTCACCGCCATGAGAAATGGCACTAATCAAGTTACTAAAAGCAACACAACAGTAACTCGGGCAAAAGAGAATTTTGAGGAAATTGTCAAGTTAATCAACCATAACCTCCAACCCATTGTCAGTGCCACTACTTCTCATACAGAGATAGCACAAAATCTTTTCCAGCTGACACAATCCCTTGCTTCTTTTTCTCAGGAGACTCTTTCCATTCCCCGTCAGGTTACGGCTTCCCTCGCAGATACCATCTCTCACACTATGCAATTAAAAGATTCTGTAGAAGTCTTCCCATGATGAATGACAGCCACAAACTGCAATGACTTAGACTAGAATTTCTCCAAGAGGCTAAAAAATACATTGAGACATTACATGCCACCCTTTTAGTCTCCCCACCAGATGTGGAAAAACTGTTACAAGTCACACACAAGGGGGGCGCCGCTATTGTTGAGTATACACATTTAAGTGATTTGGCTCATCAGCTGGAGGATTTTTTTTTAATTATCAAGGTGGGCAAAGTTAAAATCAATGAGGAGATAAAAAACCATTTGCTTTTAGCCGTTGATTGTCTCAAAGAATTAGTTAATTTATCCTCACAGCCACAAGAAATTCCCCCAATGGTTGCAGACAATATTATAGCAAATATTTACTATTTTTCCTAAATTAATTAGCATTTTGGCTACGAGTAATACGAGGTTTTTATAGGAGTAAAAGTATAATTATATTTTTGAAGATTAACCGAAAACATTTCTACAACAAATCAGAATAATTAGCAAGGCAAAACAGCAAACAATACCCTTCAGAGTTAGTGGATTGTTTGGAACATTTAACTGGGGTTGCCTTCATGTTATACTTACCGTATTTTGCTGATTTTTGCTCCTCTTTAAAAAGCCATATTTATGTTAATTTGTTAGGGCATAATGACTATATACTAAAGAATCTAGGGAACATTCAGGCGTTGGTTTTATCCGGGCAAGCACAACTTATTCCTTCCACTTTTGTCGAACTCCCAACACCAAAAGAATCAAAGTATCCCTGGAAAATAACACCAATTCCTCTCCCACTACCGGAATTAAACTGGCTGGTATTCCGGCTAACCATAGATAGAAACCGACTAAATTTGCTTTTGACGAAACTCCACTCCCTCAAAGATAATGAAGACTTGGCATTGAAGGAAAATTTTACCATATGCCTGGAAGAAGAATTCGAGAAAATACTGCGATATTTAACAGTTACTAATAGACTCATTAATCGTATATAAAAATAGGAATAAGACTATTTTAAAATATAATAATGACCTGAAAAAAGGGAGGGAATCAGATAGCTAAAATTCAGTGTAAAGATGTTTTCTTAGAAGTAAAAGGGAAAAATGGATTAATAGAAAGGAACATTTTGGAGAGACTAAAAGAGCCAATAACACACCTATTTCGGAATGCCATTGCCCATGAAATTGAAAACCCATCCGAGCGCAAATTAAAGGGAAAACCGCCCTAAGGATTAATTTCCATAAAGGCTGTTAGCCAAGGCAATGAAATAATTATAACGGCGGCTGATGATGGCAGAGGGATAGACATAGAAAAAATAAGATTAAAGGGAGAAAAAATGGGGTTACAAAGAGAAAAATTAAAGAGGATGACAGAAGAAGAATTGATAAAACTAATTTTCACGCCGGGTTTCACCACAGCCAGTCAGGTAACATCCTTGGCGGGGAGGGGGGTAGGATTGGATGTGGTAAGGGAGGCAGTGGAGGCAATGGGGGGAAGAGTGGAAGTAAAAACAGAGTTGAATGTAGGCACTAGGTTTACCCCCTTATCCGTGTCTGTAATGAGGGTTTTGTTGGTAGGGGTGAGAGGTTTTTTATTGGCTTTTGCCACCAATTCTATCGGGGAAGTTAAACTCTTTTTCCCGGATATAGGCAATAAGATAAAACTAGTCTTCCTATCGGATTGGCTGCAATTTCACTATGCCTCGCCAATAAGGGAGAAAATGCCGAGGGTTTGGATGCCCCTAGTGGTGATAACGGGGGAGAATGGAAATGAGGTAGGATTTGTGGTGGATAGCTATTGGGGGAAAAAGAGGCAGTGAATATGGCGTTGTCTTAGCAGATGGATGGCAGTATAGCAGTGTTAGTAGAGTCAAAATCCTTAATCCAATGGCTGGAAAAAACCCCTAGAAGATACAAAAGAATTCCGACTGTAGACGACTCAGCCAATGTCAGAAAGATGTTAGCCTGGACTTTAGAAAATGCCAATTACCCGGCGAGGCAAAAGACGGGAAAAACGCTGTAATTTCCGACTTAGAAATGCCAAAGAAAGATGGTTTTGGGTTATTGGCAAGTATAAAAAAACATTCCCATTGGCGACAAATTCCTGTGATTATTCTAACCTCCAGGACTATCGTCTGCCGATGATTTTTTGGCTAAACCCTTTTCGGCAACAGAATTACTCCACACCCTCTCCCGCACTAACCTATGATTATAAACCCCACGGCCTATCGTCTCATAATACATTACGCTCAACGTTAAAACTGTCTGCCAATGCTATTATAAACAGTGATCTTTTAAAATACAAAAGTAAACTTTAAATACATTAATATTACAAAGTTAGGAGCGCAGGGGGAGAATTTCCACATCACTGGGGGTGGGGCGTGTAGGCCCTCAGGGGCATTAAACACATAAGTGTCTTACATGACAGTTGCGCCAATTGAAACCATACCAAACCAGGAAAAGTCGGCGAGGGGACAGTCTTTGGCTTTCGTAGCTAAGGGGCTTCCGTCGGCTAATACCTCTGCCGGCTTCCAATCAAGGGCGCCGATGCCCACGTTCACCCCCAATTTTGTATTATTATATTTCCCTTGGCGGGTGGCGTGGGGGTTTGCCTTTGATATATAGCCCCTGAAGACAGCAAACACCGGCCATCAAACAGTAGTGGTAGCTACCAACAGAGCTTTTTTCTCCTCATATATTCCCCGCCCCCGGCACTTGCAACCACTATGCCAGATTCCCCTTCTTGATGGGGACAGGCTAAACCCTACATCTCATCCTTCAATCTACCATCCTCCATCATGATGATACGGTCTGCTACATCCAAAATACGGTCATCATGGGTAACTATAAGGATAGTACAACCTTGTTCTCGTGCCAGTCTTTCCATGATGTCTACCACATCCCGCCCGGCTTTACTGTCTAGGGCGGCGGTAGGCTCATCTGCCAAAACCAACTGGGGATGGGGTGCTAATGCCCGGGCTATTGCCACTCTTTGTTTTTGCCCTCCAGATAGGTTTTCCGGATAGTAGTTTATTCTTTCCCCCAACCCTACCGCCTCTAATATTTCCCTTGATTTTTTCTCTATCTCCCTATCAGTATATTCTGGATGTAGTTCCAAGGACATTTTTACATTTTGTTGGGCGGTAAGGGAGTTTAATAAATTATGAGCCTGGAATATGTAGCCTATTTTTCTCCTAGTTTGAATCAGTAGCTTTTCTGGGGCATTTACTAACTCTTGCCCGAACACTTTTAAACTTCCGTGGTGGGCAGTGCGGAGGGCGCCAATGAGGGTGAGAAGGGTAGTTTTGCCCGAGCCGGAAGGCCCTTTCATTATCACAATTTCTCCTTTCTTTAGGGTGAGATTAATGTCAAACAGTATTTGTTTTCGCATTGCCCCTTTGCCGTAGAAGAAGTCTAGATTTCGAATTTCTACCACCTTTTCCGTCTCTTGGTTTTCTTGTTGCTTGCTCAGAGAATTTGTTTCTAAAAAAAACATAGCCTCTCCCCCTTCTATTTCCTATTTTTATTGTAGCTTAAAGTGTTCAATTTTTTACAGAGATTAAAGAGTTTTTTTCATAAATTTTCCCCATAAAAGGGCCGCCTGTTTACTGCTACTGTGGGTGGGGGAATTGTCATCATTTCCTAACCAAATACCGGTAATAAGATTGTTTTTGGGAAGATAGCCGATAAACCACAAATCTACCCCCTTGTTAGTAGTGCCCGTCTTACCGGCTTCATCATATCCCAAACGGGCTGCCCCGCCTGTGCCTGAAGTGATTACCTTTTGTAACATGCGGTGCATGGTCTGGGCGGTTTGGGGTTTAATTACCTGTTTCTGCTCGTCCCCATTTTCGTTAAACTGATATACTATCCTACATGTTTTGTGATTTTGGGAGTCCTCACAGTCTCGGCCATCCCGTATCACTTTGATAGCGTGGGGGCGTGACCAAATGCCGTTGTTGGCAAAGGGGGTATAGGCGCCAGTGATTTCCAACACGTTGACTTCGCTTTGCCCCAACACCAACCCTGGTACCGCCTGTAAGGGGGATTGGATACCCATTTTATGAGCAGTAGCCACCACCGTGTCTAAGCCCACATCCTGGGCCACCCTCAGGGCAACAGCATTCTCCGACTGTGCCAAGGCTATTTCCATGTTAGCCGCACCCCCCACCCTCTCGCAAGCCCTATACAAAAATCCCCGCCAACGCAAAGGGGCACAAGAGTATACTTTAGTGGGGGGAATACCCTTCTCTAGGGCTGCTGTATAGGCGAATACCTTAAAAGTTGACCCAGGTTGCCTTTGGGCTTGGGTGGCGCGGTTGAATTGGCTTTCTTGGAAGTCTTTACCCCCCACCATGGCTACTATCTCCCCGGTTTTACTGTTGAGGGTGACGAGGGCTCCTTGACTGAAGTTGTTTTGTTTACCATTGGTTGCAAGATGCTCCTTTAAACTCTCCTCCGCCAGTTTCTGGATTTTGGGATTAAGTCCAGTTTCGATGATAAAATCCCCCTCTTTCGTCAAATCCTCCCCCAACAACTCCCTCATTTCCCTAAAAACATGACTGTAGTAGTATGGGGCAATCACCCGGGAAAAGGCATCCCTGGCTTGAGGACTAATTTCAATTCTAGACCTTCTGGCCTCTGCCGCCTCCTCCTGGCTAATCATCCCCAAACTCAACATCCTGGAAATCACCCGGTTGCGCAAATTTACAGCCGCATCGTAATTCTGTACCGGGTTATAAGCGTTGGGAGCCGGTAAAATGGCCACTAGAGTGGCAGCTTCGTTTAAAGTTAACTCCTTGGCAGGCTTGTTGAAGTAGAAATGGGCTGCATCCTCGAATCCATATAGGTTGAAGCCTAGATAAACCCGGTTTAGATAAGTCTTGAGGATAGTATCCTTGCTGTATAATGCCTCTAGTTTCAAGGCTACCATCATCTCCCGCCATTTACGGGCAAGACTGTTTTCCCTTCCTACTGCTGGATATATACTACGGGCCAACTGTTGAGTAATTGTACTGGCCCCCTGTCTGATTTCCCCCTCCCTATTAACCAGGAAAGCACGAATTATGCCAATAGGATCAACTCCAAAATGCCAATAAAAACGGCTGTCTTCCGAGGCTATGAGGGCTTTTGGGATTAAGCCAAAGTCTGAAAGGCTTTCCAATTCTCGGTGGGTTGAGTCAATCCGAGGCGCCAGTAGAGTCTTGCCATCATTGGCATATACCACTGTTTGCCCCCCCACATGGTCCGGAATTGGATATACTTGGTATTTACTCCACTCCCAACCAATAAAACTTAGTCCTAGCAGTAAACCAAAGCCAGTGGTAAAAACGCCATGACGCAGAAGATATGTCCAATTGCTTAAACCCTTGTCAAAACGGATTTCTATTCCCTCCGCTAATTCCGGAGGACCTAGGGTTACTACATCGTTATGATAAAGAGTAAGAGAATCACACCTCTTTTCCCCATAGTAAACCCCATTGGTAGAGTTTAAATCCCTTATGACAAACCGCCTTGGGTTTTTCTCATCCCTTTCTACTACACAGTGAATCTGGCTTACAATTGGACTACGGATAACTATATCACAGTTCTTGCTACTACGCCCGATTACATAACGATCTCCCAGAAGAGGATAACGGTAGTGGGATTGTCCACAACGAATATACAAGGAGGGAACTGGACGATTAGACTTCAAAGGGGGAAGATATACCCTGGATTGGACCGTATTCCAAATGTCACTAACAGTACGACTGACAGCGGTCATAAAAGAATTGTTGCTATTATGACCATTAGACTTGTTGTCCATCATCTTTATCTCACCCTCACTGTGGCAGAAAGGTTACAATTATAAGGTCTTATCACCCATTCATGGCTGATGAATGACAACTCCAAGCAAAATCATTTAGACTGGCTATTAATCGTCCTGATTATTGGTTTGAGTTTATTTGGCACTATAGTTATCTATAGTACTCAAGCCTATAAACAAGGCACTGACTGGCAACAACAGTTAATCATAGTGTTGATAGGCAGCATTATTATGATGC from Geminocystis sp. M7585_C2015_104 carries:
- a CDS encoding methyl-accepting chemotaxis protein, producing MAVAIILGFVAIGVIFLLSRQLSKPIRKLAETATEFATGNMEVKAAEEGSWETVYLAQSFNHLVAEVKNLLAEKQKSLEVAENLAQMLQKQKQRIGKNLFILQGVVEEAAKGNLTVNAPLCEGEVGIVADFFNSIIESLRDIVLGVKESAIKVTQSPTRQQEEIKTLAADAIYQSEKIEEVFELVQQLNPSIQKIAENTTHVAKTASHAELLKPAKKPLKRQSTPFYI
- a CDS encoding Hpt domain-containing protein, with the translated sequence METLHATLLVSPPDVEKLLQVTHKGGAAIVEYTHLSDLAHQLEDFFLIIKVGKVKINEEIKNHLLLAVDCLKELVNLSSQPQEIPPMVADNIIANIYYFS
- a CDS encoding DevA family ABC transporter ATP-binding protein produces the protein MFFLETNSLSKQQENQETEKVVEIRNLDFFYGKGAMRKQILFDINLTLKKGEIVIMKGPSGSGKTTLLTLIGALRTAHHGSLKVFGQELVNAPEKLLIQTRRKIGYIFQAHNLLNSLTAQQNVKMSLELHPEYTDREIEKKSREILEAVGLGERINYYPENLSGGQKQRVAIARALAPHPQLVLADEPTAALDSKAGRDVVDIMERLAREQGCTILIVTHDDRILDVADRIIMMEDGRLKDEM
- a CDS encoding PBP1A family penicillin-binding protein, with the translated sequence MDNKSNGHNSNNSFMTAVSRTVSDIWNTVQSRVYLPPLKSNRPVPSLYIRCGQSHYRYPLLGDRYVIGRSSKNCDIVIRSPIVSQIHCVVERDEKNPRRFVIRDLNSTNGVYYGEKRCDSLTLYHNDVVTLGPPELAEGIEIRFDKGLSNWTYLLRHGVFTTGFGLLLGLSFIGWEWSKYQVYPIPDHVGGQTVVYANDGKTLLAPRIDSTHRELESLSDFGLIPKALIASEDSRFYWHFGVDPIGIIRAFLVNREGEIRQGASTITQQLARSIYPAVGRENSLARKWREMMVALKLEALYSKDTILKTYLNRVYLGFNLYGFEDAAHFYFNKPAKELTLNEAATLVAILPAPNAYNPVQNYDAAVNLRNRVISRMLSLGMISQEEAAEARRSRIEISPQARDAFSRVIAPYYYSHVFREMRELLGEDLTKEGDFIIETGLNPKIQKLAEESLKEHLATNGKQNNFSQGALVTLNSKTGEIVAMVGGKDFQESQFNRATQAQRQPGSTFKVFAYTAALEKGIPPTKVYSCAPLRWRGFLYRACERVGGAANMEIALAQSENAVALRVAQDVGLDTVVATAHKMGIQSPLQAVPGLVLGQSEVNVLEITGAYTPFANNGIWSRPHAIKVIRDGRDCEDSQNHKTCRIVYQFNENGDEQKQVIKPQTAQTMHRMLQKVITSGTGGAARLGYDEAGKTGTTNKGVDLWFIGYLPKNNLITGIWLGNDDNSPTHSSSKQAALLWGKFMKKTL